A single window of Flavobacterium aestivum DNA harbors:
- a CDS encoding alginate export family protein: MGKNNLLIYKIAFLFALVINPVIAQNKISLLRYDDDFTSLKNDSLKKGLDQLKYVPLRANNYISFGGELREQFQVYKNINFGDVPPTYQDISTNQLWHRLMVHSNVEVGNHFRFFIQFNNTLRFLNDNPIAPEIDENQLSLHQAFAEVKLDYLKFRVGRQELLYGNNRLITVREGPNTRLTFDGIVIKKAFKNGGVDFLAVSKVISKQYVFDDESFKEGLIGIYGTQYFNNRKIGLDYFALDFQSKLRKYNYQTGSENRQTYGIRLFSNYKRVNFEVEGAYQSGKFNDVSISAYTVLGDVNVTVLPANKGIIGFMASVASGDNNNGDSKLNTYNLLYAKPAYGLAVPIGATNMVSLNPYIKINPIQRLNVLGQVFFLARNSNQDGTYSPGMIQNRPKPNLLFSSTEKELGELYVVETNYQQTKNLWLSFDASYFNAGNYPITTVSGKNVKYISFKTTFKF; the protein is encoded by the coding sequence ATGGGAAAAAATAATCTTTTAATTTACAAAATAGCTTTTCTTTTTGCATTGGTAATAAACCCCGTTATAGCACAAAATAAGATTAGTCTTTTGCGCTATGATGATGACTTTACGAGTTTGAAAAATGACAGTCTCAAAAAAGGGCTCGACCAACTGAAATATGTTCCTTTAAGAGCAAACAATTATATTTCTTTTGGTGGAGAATTGCGTGAACAATTTCAGGTTTATAAAAATATAAATTTTGGAGATGTTCCGCCAACGTATCAAGACATTTCAACCAATCAACTTTGGCATAGATTAATGGTACATTCTAATGTTGAGGTGGGCAATCATTTTCGTTTTTTTATTCAATTCAACAATACACTTCGTTTTTTGAATGACAACCCGATTGCTCCAGAAATAGATGAAAATCAATTAAGTCTTCATCAGGCTTTTGCTGAAGTAAAATTAGACTATTTGAAATTCAGAGTAGGAAGACAAGAATTGTTATACGGTAATAATCGGTTAATAACGGTAAGAGAAGGTCCAAACACAAGATTAACTTTTGATGGAATAGTGATAAAAAAAGCTTTTAAAAACGGAGGAGTTGATTTCTTAGCAGTTTCAAAAGTAATATCCAAACAATATGTTTTTGATGACGAAAGTTTCAAAGAAGGATTGATAGGTATTTATGGAACCCAATATTTTAATAACCGCAAAATAGGATTGGATTATTTTGCTCTTGATTTTCAATCCAAATTAAGAAAATACAATTACCAAACTGGATCTGAAAACAGACAGACTTATGGGATCCGCTTGTTTTCAAATTATAAGAGAGTGAATTTTGAGGTAGAAGGAGCGTATCAGTCGGGTAAGTTTAATGATGTATCGATTAGTGCCTATACAGTTTTAGGCGATGTAAATGTAACTGTATTACCTGCCAATAAAGGGATAATTGGTTTTATGGCTAGCGTAGCATCAGGAGATAATAATAATGGGGACAGTAAATTGAATACCTATAATCTGCTGTATGCCAAACCGGCTTATGGCTTGGCAGTTCCTATTGGAGCTACAAATATGGTAAGTTTAAATCCGTATATTAAAATAAACCCTATACAAAGGCTTAATGTTTTGGGACAAGTGTTCTTTCTGGCAAGAAATAGTAATCAAGACGGAACCTATTCGCCGGGTATGATTCAGAATAGACCAAAGCCGAATTTGCTTTTTAGTTCAACCGAAAAAGAATTGGGTGAATTATATGTTGTTGAAACCAACTATCAGCAAACAAAAAATTTATGGCTTTCATTTGATGCTTCATATTTTAATGCAGGTAACTATCCGATAACAACAGTAAGTGGTAAAAATGTTAAATATATATCTTTTAAAACAACGTTTAAATTTTGA
- a CDS encoding WD40 repeat domain-containing protein, translating into MRNSKTLLVFFLFLGILSSKSQNIFIPKLTNINPVSYTDVTYMGVKDTVLVSTFSGRISKRINGNPKEIAIAKIDDEVYSLAYHPKRKEIAAATLESGILLINEKNGKVIKSLSLKTTWSISVFFSDNFNYLVTQDQKGNQYIWDVAKGYQEFIFPTNFPKGTIVKVDGQNVATIVSPKKVIYWDMNNSTIQKEIPVELKKLTDIDREGNFLFVNYNECTKYNSTSGKTEFQVKHPNWITHNSEDYNKVYEEPYSMQLTTARFAKNKIYTASIDRSIRVWNKETGELLKSLTDDHKATVNRLKVSKDENQLVSVDLKGSIQFWNID; encoded by the coding sequence ATGAGAAATAGTAAAACTCTTTTAGTATTCTTTTTGTTTTTGGGTATCCTGAGTAGTAAAAGTCAAAATATTTTTATCCCGAAACTAACCAATATAAATCCAGTATCGTATACAGATGTGACTTATATGGGGGTTAAAGATACAGTGCTTGTTTCTACATTTAGCGGGAGAATTTCAAAAAGAATAAATGGTAACCCAAAGGAAATTGCAATTGCAAAAATTGATGATGAGGTTTATTCATTGGCCTATCATCCCAAAAGAAAAGAAATTGCGGCTGCAACCTTAGAAAGCGGAATCCTTTTGATCAATGAGAAAAATGGAAAAGTCATAAAAAGCTTGTCTCTAAAAACCACTTGGTCCATTTCGGTTTTCTTTTCTGATAATTTCAATTATCTAGTTACTCAGGATCAGAAAGGAAATCAATATATATGGGATGTGGCTAAAGGTTATCAGGAATTTATATTTCCAACTAATTTCCCAAAAGGAACTATTGTAAAAGTCGATGGGCAAAACGTAGCCACAATTGTCAGTCCCAAAAAAGTAATTTATTGGGATATGAACAATAGTACTATACAAAAGGAGATTCCAGTTGAATTAAAGAAATTGACCGATATAGACAGAGAAGGGAATTTTCTTTTTGTAAATTATAATGAATGCACTAAATACAATAGTACAAGTGGTAAAACGGAATTTCAAGTCAAACATCCTAACTGGATTACTCATAATTCGGAAGATTACAATAAAGTTTATGAAGAACCATATAGTATGCAACTTACGACGGCTAGATTTGCGAAAAATAAAATTTACACAGCAAGTATTGATCGTTCCATCAGAGTTTGGAATAAAGAAACCGGCGAACTTTTAAAATCATTAACAGACGACCATAAGGCAACTGTAAATAGATTAAAAGTATCTAAAGATGAAAACCAGCTTGTATCGGTAGATCTAAAAGGAAGTATTCAGTTTTGGAATATAGACTAG
- a CDS encoding PAS domain-containing sensor histidine kinase, producing the protein MTKNHNSNPSPDNAYIFEHFFELSADLLCIAGFDGFFKKINPAVSKLLGYTNEELFSKPINDFIYIDDRDFTSKVRGELTKNKPLLNFENRYVTKSGEIVWLSWTSMPIVSEKLIYAIAKNITHTKKLEEERNLLLTKFTKINKDLKKLSYTSSHDLRSPVNNLLSIFSLLDFSKIDDDETLEFIKMLKSTSESLKQTLNDYIDILTLKNNAIIEVEELDLNESLKAVTRSIGSLIQNSKVNIHVNFSQLEKINFNKAYLESIFLNLMTNSIKYAKPDCSPIISISSRNNNGIDQLIFSDNGIGFDMNLVKDKVFGLHQKFHNHIDSKGIGLYLVNNHITSLGGKIEVESKINEGTTFIISFKKN; encoded by the coding sequence ATGACAAAAAATCATAATTCAAATCCAAGTCCAGATAACGCTTATATATTCGAGCATTTTTTCGAGCTATCAGCTGATTTGTTATGCATAGCAGGTTTTGATGGTTTTTTCAAAAAAATAAACCCGGCTGTTTCTAAACTATTGGGATATACCAATGAAGAATTGTTTTCAAAACCCATTAATGATTTTATTTATATAGATGACCGCGATTTTACTTCAAAAGTTCGAGGTGAATTGACCAAAAATAAACCATTACTAAATTTCGAAAATCGATATGTAACAAAGAGCGGAGAGATTGTATGGCTCTCCTGGACTTCTATGCCAATTGTTAGCGAAAAACTAATTTATGCCATTGCCAAAAACATCACGCATACCAAGAAACTAGAAGAAGAGCGAAATTTGCTTCTTACTAAATTCACAAAAATCAATAAAGACCTCAAGAAATTAAGTTATACCAGTTCCCATGATTTGAGATCTCCGGTAAACAATTTACTTTCTATTTTCAGTCTTTTGGATTTTTCAAAAATCGATGATGATGAAACATTAGAGTTTATTAAAATGCTCAAATCAACCAGCGAAAGTTTAAAACAGACTTTAAATGATTATATAGACATTTTGACTCTTAAGAATAACGCAATTATCGAAGTTGAAGAATTAGACTTGAATGAATCCTTAAAAGCTGTAACGCGTTCCATAGGTTCTTTGATTCAAAATTCTAAAGTCAACATTCATGTTAACTTTTCCCAATTAGAAAAAATTAATTTCAATAAAGCGTACTTAGAAAGTATATTCCTGAATTTAATGACCAATTCAATTAAGTATGCCAAGCCTGATTGTTCTCCTATTATTTCTATTTCTTCCAGAAATAACAACGGAATAGACCAATTGATTTTTTCGGACAACGGCATCGGATTCGATATGAATCTTGTAAAGGACAAAGTTTTTGGTTTGCACCAAAAGTTCCATAACCATATTGACAGCAAAGGAATCGGGCTTTATTTAGTAAACAATCATATTACCAGTTTAGGCGGTAAAATTGAAGTAGAAAGCAAAATTAACGAAGGAACTACATTTATCATATCCTTTAAAAAAAATTAA
- a CDS encoding M28 family metallopeptidase: MKKFIILLALTGSFSCFAQMESVNNTDPTKFMSTITADQLKTKLYIVASDKMEGRDTGSKGQKKAGKYLISQYKKSGISFPKGAKDYYQPIPAAYLNARRNENLPDSENIWAYIEGSEKPNEVLVISAHYDHVGVKNGEIYNGADDDGSGTVAVLQIAQAFQKAKKEGHGPKRSILFLHVTGEEHGLHGSRFYSENPLFPIANTIADINIDMIGRRDVEHSNTNNYVYVIGADRLSTDLHNITVTENNKYTHLDLDFKFNDPKDPNHFYERSDHYNFAKNGIPAVFLFNGVHEDYHQKSDEPNKIEYDALAKRAQLAFVIAWDLANRTERPVVDKPIK; the protein is encoded by the coding sequence ATGAAAAAATTCATAATTCTTTTGGCGCTAACCGGTAGCTTTTCATGTTTTGCCCAAATGGAAAGTGTTAATAACACTGACCCCACAAAATTCATGAGTACCATTACGGCAGATCAGCTAAAAACCAAACTCTATATTGTTGCCTCAGATAAAATGGAAGGTCGCGATACTGGATCAAAAGGTCAAAAAAAAGCAGGTAAATATCTTATCAGTCAATATAAAAAAAGCGGTATTTCTTTTCCTAAAGGAGCTAAAGATTATTACCAACCAATTCCAGCAGCTTATTTAAATGCCAGACGTAACGAAAACTTACCTGATTCTGAAAATATTTGGGCCTATATTGAAGGTTCTGAAAAACCAAATGAGGTTCTTGTTATTTCTGCACATTACGATCATGTTGGGGTCAAAAATGGTGAAATATATAATGGTGCCGATGATGATGGATCTGGTACTGTAGCGGTACTACAAATTGCTCAAGCTTTTCAGAAAGCAAAAAAAGAAGGTCACGGACCTAAACGCTCTATATTGTTTCTTCATGTAACAGGCGAAGAGCATGGTTTGCACGGTTCTAGATTCTACTCAGAAAACCCATTATTCCCGATCGCTAACACCATTGCTGATATTAATATTGATATGATTGGTCGTCGTGATGTAGAACATTCTAATACCAATAATTATGTTTATGTGATAGGTGCTGATAGACTTTCAACCGATTTACACAACATAACTGTTACAGAAAACAATAAATACACTCATTTAGATTTGGACTTCAAATTCAACGACCCGAAAGATCCAAACCATTTTTATGAGCGTTCTGATCACTATAATTTTGCTAAGAACGGTATTCCAGCAGTATTCCTCTTTAATGGTGTTCATGAAGATTATCATCAAAAATCGGATGAGCCAAACAAAATCGAATATGATGCTTTGGCAAAAAGAGCCCAACTAGCCTTTGTCATTGCTTGGGATTTAGCCAACAGAACTGAAAGACCAGTAGTTGACAAACCAATAAAATAA
- a CDS encoding DUF3667 domain-containing protein — MSKHSIREDKTCLNCHYVVSQRFCPNCGQENIETRQSFKHLFTHFFEDFTHYDNAFWKTIKYLLFKPSKLTTEYLSGKRLNFVPPVRLYLFISFITFLIPSLLPETDKEISDEKKFEIKDEKNEALKDSNNVKTFSVLGTQNYSSIHEMDSIQNALPKEQRMGAIQHWLVKNAITLNQKKTKEEIKEKFGESLLHNLPKAIFLYLPIFGFWLWIFQDKKRWLFFDHSIFTLHYIGFLLLTFTIYSIIDYGISLIPNTNISESISILFSFATSIWAFLYFYKAHQKMYGETRLVSITKSTLLFVINCVFIALILCLLALYTLFHLS; from the coding sequence ATGTCAAAACATTCTATTCGAGAAGATAAAACCTGTTTAAATTGCCATTATGTAGTTTCACAACGATTTTGCCCCAATTGCGGTCAGGAAAATATTGAAACCCGTCAATCGTTCAAGCATTTGTTTACCCACTTTTTTGAAGATTTTACACATTATGACAATGCTTTCTGGAAAACCATAAAGTATTTACTCTTTAAACCTTCAAAACTTACTACCGAATATTTATCTGGAAAAAGACTCAATTTTGTTCCACCAGTTAGACTGTATCTTTTTATAAGTTTTATTACCTTTTTAATTCCAAGTCTTCTCCCTGAAACCGATAAAGAAATCAGTGATGAGAAAAAATTTGAGATTAAAGACGAAAAAAATGAAGCATTAAAAGACAGCAATAATGTCAAAACATTTTCCGTTTTGGGAACCCAAAACTATAGCTCTATTCATGAAATGGATTCTATTCAGAATGCATTACCCAAGGAGCAACGCATGGGAGCCATTCAACATTGGCTTGTCAAAAATGCAATAACATTAAACCAAAAGAAAACCAAAGAAGAAATAAAAGAAAAATTTGGTGAATCATTACTTCATAATTTACCAAAAGCAATATTCCTTTATTTACCAATTTTTGGGTTTTGGTTATGGATTTTTCAAGACAAAAAAAGATGGCTTTTTTTCGACCACAGTATATTTACCTTGCATTATATCGGTTTTTTACTTCTCACATTTACCATATACTCTATAATAGACTATGGTATTTCGCTCATTCCAAACACCAATATATCCGAGAGTATTTCTATACTCTTTTCATTTGCAACAAGTATTTGGGCATTTCTGTATTTTTACAAAGCACATCAAAAAATGTATGGAGAAACCCGTTTAGTATCTATCACAAAAAGTACACTTTTGTTTGTAATTAACTGTGTTTTTATCGCATTAATCTTGTGTTTATTGGCTTTGTATACATTATTTCATCTATCATAA
- a CDS encoding dienelactone hydrolase family protein, with protein MKNLNCIFLGLIMYSGYSFAQLQPVQYKDGAQILNGFKIAPANKSVEKPGILILPAWRGIDKLSKDTADKLSKLGYYAFIADIYGEGNYPKDNNEAGNKAGFYKKNFEAYQKRINLALQQLIAAGANPNNIVVIGYCFGGTGALEAARGHLKVKGAVSFHGGLAKDHSRPTEPITAKVLVCHGADDPYESTEEVLAFQKEMRDTKADWQMIYYANAVHSFTNPESGDDNSKGAAYNEKAAKRSFEHLKLFLNEVLKK; from the coding sequence ATGAAAAATCTAAACTGCATATTTTTAGGATTAATAATGTATTCCGGATATTCATTTGCCCAATTACAACCTGTGCAATACAAAGATGGAGCGCAAATTTTGAATGGTTTTAAAATAGCTCCTGCAAATAAAAGTGTCGAGAAACCGGGAATCTTGATTCTTCCCGCTTGGAGAGGTATTGACAAACTTTCTAAAGACACCGCTGATAAACTTTCAAAATTGGGCTATTATGCCTTTATAGCCGATATTTATGGCGAAGGAAATTACCCAAAAGACAATAATGAAGCAGGCAATAAAGCTGGTTTTTACAAAAAAAACTTCGAAGCCTATCAAAAACGAATTAACTTGGCCTTGCAGCAATTAATTGCAGCTGGTGCCAATCCAAATAATATTGTAGTTATTGGTTATTGTTTTGGAGGCACAGGAGCACTAGAAGCTGCTCGTGGACATTTAAAAGTAAAAGGAGCTGTTTCATTTCACGGAGGTTTAGCCAAAGACCATTCGCGACCAACAGAGCCTATTACTGCCAAAGTTTTAGTATGTCACGGAGCGGATGATCCGTATGAATCTACAGAAGAGGTTTTGGCTTTTCAAAAAGAAATGCGTGATACAAAAGCCGATTGGCAAATGATTTATTATGCCAATGCGGTTCATTCCTTTACCAATCCAGAATCTGGAGATGACAATTCAAAAGGAGCTGCTTATAATGAAAAAGCGGCAAAACGTTCCTTTGAGCACTTGAAACTATTCTTGAATGAAGTTTTGAAAAAATAA
- a CDS encoding penicillin acylase family protein, which produces MHNHKSYLQLGILFICISFNVFAQNTDSKEINRLKKLAQEVTIIRDNWGIAHVYGKTDADAVFGMLYAQCEDDFNRIEMNYIEKLGRLSEVKGQSFLYNDLEIRLLIDANEAKADYKKADPWLKKLLNSYADAINFYLYNHPEIKPALLTRFEPWFPLLWTDGSIGAISTADLTNAELKAFYGNNDKYTYVERKKDVQTGSNGFALAPSKTASGNAILYINPHTSFYFRPEIQVTSQEGLNVYGAVTWGQFFIYQGFNANCGWMHTSSQVDVADTYAEKIITQNKKLFYEYDKKLLPVIEKAITINYLENGKLIPKTFKTYFTNHGPIMAKRDEKWISLKSNNRSMNSLVQSWIRTKSKGFEDYKKAMDLKANTSNNTVFADNKGNIAYWHGNFIPIRDKSLNSAKTMDGTTSTTQWRGLHDVSETVHVYNPTNGWLQNCNSSPYSVAGANSPKKENYPSYMAPDDENFRAINAVRLLSKGDKHTLDKIISDGYDTKLSFFEVLIPTLVARFEENIKPENPLYNDLAEPIAVLKKWDYYSNENSVATTLAIEWGVKLYPDIQKAAIINEDIDQVENIKNFAKNANADQLLPKLQLVVNELKTKFGTWQIPWGEINRYQRSSGDINLVYNDALESLPIGYASSLWGCLPAYSSNYQKNTKKRYGYSGNSFVCAVEFGDKIKAKSLLAGGNSGDPKSKHFMDQAEMYEKGQFKDVLFYKDDVQKNAERTYHPGE; this is translated from the coding sequence ATGCACAATCACAAAAGCTATTTACAATTAGGAATTCTTTTTATCTGTATTAGTTTTAATGTGTTTGCTCAAAATACAGATTCTAAAGAAATTAACCGACTTAAAAAGTTGGCACAAGAGGTTACAATTATCCGAGACAATTGGGGAATTGCTCACGTTTACGGCAAAACTGATGCTGATGCTGTTTTCGGAATGTTGTACGCTCAATGCGAAGATGATTTCAATCGTATTGAGATGAATTATATTGAAAAACTAGGTCGTCTTTCGGAAGTTAAGGGGCAATCTTTTCTCTATAATGATCTTGAAATACGTCTTTTGATTGATGCTAATGAAGCAAAAGCGGATTACAAAAAAGCTGATCCTTGGCTGAAAAAATTACTGAATAGTTATGCCGATGCGATCAACTTCTATTTATACAATCATCCCGAAATAAAACCGGCCTTGTTAACCCGTTTCGAACCTTGGTTTCCCTTACTTTGGACTGATGGAAGCATTGGTGCCATCAGTACGGCCGATCTCACGAATGCCGAACTGAAAGCCTTTTATGGAAATAATGATAAATATACTTATGTAGAAAGAAAAAAAGATGTTCAAACCGGTTCTAATGGGTTTGCGTTAGCTCCTTCTAAAACGGCCTCTGGTAATGCCATCCTTTATATCAACCCGCACACATCATTTTATTTCAGACCCGAAATCCAAGTAACTAGCCAAGAAGGTTTGAATGTCTATGGAGCCGTAACTTGGGGACAGTTTTTTATTTATCAAGGCTTTAATGCTAATTGTGGCTGGATGCATACTTCATCACAAGTTGATGTTGCTGATACCTATGCCGAGAAAATAATCACCCAGAACAAAAAACTGTTTTACGAGTATGATAAAAAATTACTACCCGTAATCGAAAAAGCAATTACCATCAATTATCTGGAAAACGGAAAATTAATCCCTAAAACATTCAAAACTTATTTTACCAATCACGGTCCTATCATGGCCAAAAGAGACGAAAAATGGATCAGCCTAAAATCTAATAACCGCTCGATGAATAGTTTGGTGCAAAGCTGGATCAGAACCAAGTCTAAAGGGTTTGAGGATTATAAAAAAGCAATGGATTTGAAGGCCAACACTTCAAACAATACCGTCTTTGCGGATAACAAAGGTAACATTGCCTATTGGCACGGAAATTTTATTCCTATTCGAGATAAAAGCCTCAATAGTGCAAAGACAATGGACGGAACAACATCTACCACACAGTGGAGAGGATTACACGATGTTTCCGAAACCGTACATGTATACAACCCAACCAACGGATGGTTACAAAACTGCAATTCTTCACCCTATAGTGTCGCTGGAGCCAATAGTCCCAAAAAAGAAAATTACCCGTCCTACATGGCACCCGATGATGAAAATTTCAGGGCTATAAATGCCGTTCGACTTTTAAGCAAAGGAGATAAACATACTTTAGACAAAATAATTTCAGACGGATACGACACAAAACTATCTTTTTTTGAAGTCTTAATCCCTACTCTCGTGGCTCGTTTTGAAGAAAATATAAAACCCGAAAACCCATTATACAATGACTTAGCAGAGCCTATAGCAGTATTAAAAAAATGGGATTATTATTCTAATGAAAATTCAGTAGCCACAACATTGGCAATTGAATGGGGAGTTAAATTATATCCAGACATTCAGAAAGCGGCTATCATCAATGAAGATATAGATCAGGTAGAAAATATAAAAAACTTCGCTAAAAATGCCAATGCCGATCAATTACTACCAAAATTGCAATTGGTAGTTAATGAATTGAAAACCAAATTTGGTACTTGGCAGATTCCATGGGGAGAAATTAATCGTTACCAAAGATCTTCTGGCGACATAAATCTTGTTTACAACGATGCCTTAGAAAGTTTACCAATTGGGTACGCATCATCACTATGGGGTTGCCTACCTGCCTATTCAAGCAATTATCAAAAAAACACAAAAAAAAGATATGGGTATAGTGGTAATAGCTTTGTATGTGCGGTGGAATTTGGTGATAAAATAAAAGCCAAATCATTACTTGCCGGTGGGAATAGCGGTGATCCGAAATCAAAACATTTTATGGATCAAGCTGAGATGTACGAAAAGGGACAATTCAAGGATGTACTTTTTTACAAAGATGATGTTCAAAAAAATGCAGAACGCACTTATCATCCTGGGGAATAA
- a CDS encoding Lrp/AsnC family transcriptional regulator, with protein MEILDEFDINIIKELEKDGRMAFSAIATNLKISNTMVHQRINRLIEQGIITGIKPTLNEKKIGYDWAAFTGITLKKDHDSERVIEALKNIPEITECYFITGQYTLYIKMIAKDHAHMRKLLYEQIDNIPGIAKTDSLIELGCAFKRNVTL; from the coding sequence ATGGAAATATTAGATGAATTCGATATTAATATAATTAAGGAATTAGAGAAAGACGGTAGAATGGCTTTTTCTGCAATTGCGACTAATCTTAAAATATCCAATACAATGGTGCACCAACGCATCAATCGCTTAATTGAACAAGGAATTATAACTGGAATTAAACCTACTCTAAACGAAAAAAAGATTGGGTATGACTGGGCTGCTTTTACTGGAATTACACTAAAAAAAGACCATGATTCCGAAAGAGTTATTGAAGCTTTGAAGAATATCCCTGAAATTACTGAATGCTATTTTATTACGGGTCAATACACTCTTTATATCAAAATGATTGCTAAAGATCATGCGCACATGCGAAAACTTCTTTATGAACAAATTGACAATATACCCGGCATAGCAAAAACCGATTCTTTAATAGAACTGGGTTGTGCTTTTAAACGGAATGTTACTCTTTAA
- the rocD gene encoding ornithine--oxo-acid transaminase has translation MTHTTEKLSSKSEALIEKENKYGAHNYHPLPVVLDRGEGVYVWDVDGKKYFDFLSAYSAVNQGHCHPKIIGAMVKQAQTMTLTSRAFHNSQLGVYEEYVTKYFGFDKVLPMNTGAEAVETALKLCRKWAYEVKGTPENQAQIIVCENNFHGRTTTIISFSNDETARKSFGPFTEGFIRIPYDDIEALENALKSNKNIAGFLVEPIQGEAGVYVPTEGYLAKAKALCEQHNALFIADEVQTGIARTGKLLAVHHENVQPDILVLGKAISGGVYPVSAVLANDAIMNVIKPGQHGSTFGGNPVAAAVAIAALEVVKDENLSDNAEKLGILLRKGLNEIAERNPLITLVRGKGLLNAIVINSGEDSDLAWDICLRFRDYGLLAKPTHGNKIRLAPPLVITEAQIQECLTIIEKALNDFR, from the coding sequence ATGACACATACAACAGAAAAACTTTCTTCTAAATCGGAAGCTTTAATTGAAAAAGAAAACAAATACGGAGCCCATAATTACCATCCGCTACCTGTTGTATTAGATAGAGGAGAAGGAGTATATGTTTGGGATGTAGATGGAAAAAAATATTTTGATTTCCTATCTGCGTATTCAGCCGTAAATCAAGGGCATTGCCACCCGAAAATTATTGGTGCTATGGTAAAACAAGCACAAACAATGACATTGACTTCACGAGCGTTTCATAACAGCCAGTTAGGAGTTTATGAGGAATACGTAACCAAATATTTTGGTTTTGATAAAGTGTTGCCTATGAATACAGGTGCCGAAGCGGTAGAAACTGCTTTGAAATTATGTAGAAAATGGGCTTATGAAGTAAAAGGAACTCCAGAAAACCAAGCACAGATAATTGTTTGTGAGAATAATTTTCATGGAAGAACAACCACTATTATATCATTCTCTAATGATGAAACGGCACGTAAAAGTTTTGGTCCTTTTACAGAAGGGTTTATAAGAATCCCTTATGATGATATCGAAGCTTTAGAAAATGCATTAAAATCGAATAAAAATATTGCTGGATTTTTGGTAGAGCCTATCCAAGGTGAAGCCGGAGTTTACGTTCCTACCGAAGGTTATTTGGCAAAAGCCAAAGCACTTTGTGAGCAACATAATGCTTTATTCATTGCTGATGAAGTTCAGACAGGAATTGCAAGAACTGGTAAATTATTGGCAGTTCATCATGAAAATGTACAACCAGATATTCTTGTTTTAGGAAAAGCAATCTCAGGAGGTGTATATCCAGTATCGGCAGTTTTAGCGAATGATGCTATTATGAACGTTATAAAACCAGGTCAGCATGGGTCTACTTTTGGGGGTAATCCAGTTGCAGCAGCAGTGGCGATTGCAGCTCTTGAAGTAGTGAAAGACGAAAATTTATCGGATAATGCCGAGAAGCTAGGAATCCTTTTGAGAAAAGGACTTAATGAAATAGCCGAACGTAATCCATTGATCACTTTGGTACGCGGAAAAGGTTTGTTGAATGCTATTGTTATAAATAGTGGAGAAGATTCAGATTTGGCTTGGGATATTTGCTTGCGTTTCAGAGACTATGGATTATTGGCAAAACCAACCCATGGTAACAAAATACGTTTGGCACCGCCATTAGTAATTACTGAAGCTCAAATCCAAGAATGTCTTACTATTATAGAAAAAGCACTAAATGATTTTAGATAA